Proteins encoded by one window of Streptomyces uncialis:
- a CDS encoding tyrosine-type recombinase/integrase: protein MKKRAKRPDGASSIYFGKDGYWHGRVTVGVRDDGRSDRRHVMSKVSEGEVIKKVRELEKQRDSGKVRKPGRPWTVTAWLQHWVEEIAKPSVRENTYAGYEVAVRVHLVPGIGAHRLDKLEPEHLERFYAKMLGNGSKPATAHQAHRTIRTALNHALRRGHVTRNVATLAVPPRVEDEEVEPYDIEEVQRLLSEASKIRNSARWSIALALGLRQGEALGLRWADLDTDSGVLRVRKNRLRPKYLHGCGGECGAKPGYCKKRVRKNEDTANTKSRAGRRVIGVPDELVRLLELHRVEQERERGIAGKDWSESGFVFTSPMGEPLVPSTDYDAWKRLLAAAEVRDGRLHDARHTAATVLLILGVPERVVMQIMGWSSTAMAARYQHVTGGILADVAQRVGGLIWEVAKDPDESEPEGSQESR, encoded by the coding sequence ATGAAGAAACGCGCCAAGCGCCCCGACGGAGCCTCGTCCATCTACTTCGGCAAGGACGGCTACTGGCACGGCCGGGTCACGGTCGGGGTCCGCGACGATGGTCGGTCCGACCGCCGTCACGTCATGAGCAAGGTCAGTGAAGGTGAGGTGATCAAGAAGGTTCGGGAGCTGGAGAAGCAGAGGGATTCGGGGAAGGTCCGGAAGCCGGGTCGGCCGTGGACCGTGACGGCCTGGCTCCAGCACTGGGTGGAAGAGATCGCCAAGCCCTCGGTGCGGGAGAACACATACGCCGGATACGAGGTCGCCGTCAGGGTGCATCTGGTCCCCGGTATCGGTGCTCACCGACTGGACAAGCTGGAGCCAGAACACCTGGAACGCTTCTACGCGAAGATGCTCGGCAATGGCAGCAAGCCCGCCACTGCCCACCAAGCTCATCGCACGATCCGGACGGCGCTCAACCATGCCTTGCGGCGCGGTCACGTCACCCGGAACGTAGCCACACTGGCTGTCCCGCCCCGGGTTGAGGACGAGGAAGTCGAGCCGTACGACATCGAGGAGGTTCAGCGACTTCTCTCCGAAGCTTCCAAGATTCGGAATAGCGCCCGCTGGTCCATCGCGCTCGCGTTGGGACTGCGGCAGGGGGAAGCGCTCGGGCTGCGGTGGGCTGACCTCGACACTGACAGCGGGGTCCTGCGTGTCAGGAAGAACCGTCTGAGGCCGAAGTACCTGCATGGGTGCGGTGGCGAATGCGGCGCGAAGCCTGGCTACTGCAAGAAGCGTGTCAGGAAGAACGAGGACACGGCCAACACGAAGTCTCGTGCCGGCCGTCGAGTCATCGGTGTGCCGGACGAACTGGTCAGGCTGTTGGAGCTCCATCGCGTAGAGCAGGAACGTGAGCGGGGCATTGCTGGGAAGGACTGGAGCGAATCCGGGTTCGTCTTCACCTCACCCATGGGCGAGCCTCTGGTGCCGAGCACGGACTACGACGCTTGGAAGCGGCTTCTGGCCGCTGCGGAGGTTCGGGACGGGCGCTTGCACGATGCCCGGCACACCGCAGCGACGGTTCTGCTCATCCTCGGGGTTCCCGAACGGGTCGTGATGCAGATCATGGGGTGGTCGTCAACGGCGATGGCGGCCCGGTACCAGCATGTGACGGGCGGCATCCTCGCCGATGTGGCGCAGCGGGTCGGGGGCCTCATTTGGGAAGTGGCCAAGGACCCGGACGAGAGCGAGCCGGAAGGCTCCCAAGAGTCTCGTTGA
- a CDS encoding helix-turn-helix domain-containing protein gives MTTTATLASVSGASEVEFDPTLLALTVEEAARRLSVGRTTMYALIRDGAVRTVPIGRLRRVPVQALSDYLTARMQPQGQSLAA, from the coding sequence ATGACGACCACCGCCACGCTCGCATCGGTTAGCGGTGCGAGTGAAGTCGAGTTCGACCCCACACTCCTCGCGCTCACGGTCGAGGAAGCGGCGCGCCGCCTCAGCGTCGGACGCACCACCATGTACGCCCTCATTCGCGATGGCGCCGTTCGGACCGTTCCCATCGGCCGACTTCGGCGCGTGCCTGTACAGGCCCTCAGCGACTACCTCACCGCACGCATGCAGCCGCAAGGCCAGTCCTTGGCCGCGTAG
- a CDS encoding DUF3631 domain-containing protein — protein MTPPSQSTPEQPIDGAALLDQVEAFHRRFNVFPSEAAFTAVVLWDAHTHLLDCFESTPRVAFLSPEPGSGKTRALEIIETLTPRPMITTDISPAALFRSVCDAEDRPTVLFDEIDTIFGPRAAGNEDLRGLINAGHRRSGVVYRCVGDGGAQTVQRFPVYAALAIGGLGYLPDTIMTRSVVIRMRRRAPNEKVEPFRERIHKAEGHALRDRLAEWADTVRDRVDGAWPEMPAGITDRPADVWEPLLAVADAAGGDWPARARAACLALVAAANDGDKASVGIRLLADLRDAFGDAERLLSADLVDRLTALDDAPWADLDGKPLTPRTLARLLGDYVTADNEPIRSRNIKTGPRTVSKGYYASDLADAWLRYCPPGSPQSATAATSATPQVTTPAPVADALPVAATEPATARS, from the coding sequence ATGACCCCGCCCAGCCAGAGCACCCCGGAGCAGCCCATCGACGGGGCCGCGCTCCTCGACCAGGTGGAAGCCTTCCACCGGCGCTTCAACGTCTTCCCGAGTGAGGCCGCGTTCACCGCTGTTGTTCTCTGGGACGCCCACACCCACCTCCTCGACTGCTTCGAGTCGACCCCTAGGGTTGCGTTCCTGTCCCCGGAGCCGGGTTCCGGGAAGACGCGGGCGCTGGAGATCATCGAGACCCTGACGCCGCGCCCGATGATCACTACCGACATCAGTCCGGCCGCGCTCTTCCGTTCTGTGTGCGACGCGGAGGACCGGCCGACCGTCCTCTTTGACGAGATCGACACGATCTTCGGTCCCCGCGCCGCCGGGAACGAGGATCTGCGCGGCCTGATCAACGCGGGCCACCGCAGGTCAGGTGTCGTCTACCGGTGTGTCGGGGACGGTGGCGCCCAGACCGTGCAGAGGTTCCCTGTCTACGCCGCCCTGGCCATCGGCGGGCTGGGATATCTGCCCGACACGATCATGACCCGGTCCGTGGTCATCCGGATGCGTCGGCGGGCCCCCAACGAGAAGGTCGAGCCGTTCAGGGAGCGCATCCACAAGGCCGAGGGGCACGCGCTCCGTGACCGGCTCGCCGAGTGGGCGGACACCGTCCGGGACCGGGTCGACGGGGCGTGGCCGGAGATGCCTGCGGGGATCACGGACCGGCCCGCCGACGTGTGGGAACCACTGCTCGCGGTGGCGGATGCGGCCGGTGGCGACTGGCCCGCCCGGGCCCGCGCGGCCTGCCTCGCGCTGGTCGCCGCCGCCAACGACGGGGACAAGGCCAGCGTCGGTATCCGGCTGCTGGCCGACCTCCGGGACGCGTTCGGTGACGCCGAGCGTCTGCTGAGCGCCGACCTGGTGGACCGGCTCACCGCCCTGGACGACGCCCCGTGGGCCGACCTCGACGGGAAGCCGCTCACCCCGCGCACCCTCGCCCGGTTGCTCGGTGACTACGTCACCGCCGACAACGAGCCCATCCGCTCCCGCAACATCAAGACCGGGCCACGGACGGTCTCCAAGGGCTACTACGCATCCGACCTCGCGGACGCCTGGCTGAGGTACTGCCCGCCCGGCTCCCCGCAATCCGCTACTGCCGCTACCTCCGCTACCCCGCAGGTCACCACCCCTGCCCCGGTAGCGGACGCGCTCCCGGTAGCGGCTACCGAACCGGCCACCGCCCGCAGCTGA
- a CDS encoding NAD(P)/FAD-dependent oxidoreductase — MKHGGGGDVNGIKDDLGDDLGLGDGRYDVVVVGGGAAGLAGALMLGRARRSVLVIDNGEPRNAPAGAMHGYLGHDGVPPARLLATGRAEVRGYGVRIASGTVVSAEPDEGGFRVTARRPGAGSPGAGSPGAGTGAGGEAGTDTGRGSGSGTGSGSGTGEVLVRARRLLVTTGLADELPPVPGLAELWGRDVLHCPYCHGWEVRDLPIGVLSTGPLAVHQALLWRQWSADITLFLHTGPEPDEEAWERLAARGVRVVRGEVAGVVRDGERLSGLRLGDGTVIAVRALTVASGLRARSGMLDALGLEAVPALVAGTEVGSRVPAEADGRTPVAGVWAAGNVTGVTETVSASAASGARAGAAINADLVALDTRLAVAARRSPFGVDGERAVARAVARGATRSAAGGGGSAG; from the coding sequence ATGAAGCACGGCGGCGGTGGCGATGTGAACGGGATCAAGGATGACCTCGGGGATGACCTCGGGCTCGGCGACGGGCGGTACGACGTGGTGGTGGTCGGGGGCGGAGCGGCGGGGCTGGCCGGGGCGCTGATGCTCGGGCGGGCGCGGCGGTCGGTACTGGTCATCGACAACGGTGAACCCCGGAACGCACCGGCCGGGGCGATGCACGGCTACCTGGGCCATGACGGGGTACCGCCCGCGCGGCTGCTGGCCACCGGACGGGCGGAGGTCCGCGGGTACGGGGTGCGGATCGCTTCCGGCACGGTGGTGTCGGCCGAGCCGGACGAGGGCGGTTTCCGGGTCACGGCGCGGCGACCGGGGGCGGGGTCGCCGGGTGCGGGGTCGCCGGGTGCGGGCACGGGTGCCGGGGGAGAGGCAGGTACGGACACGGGTAGGGGGTCGGGGAGCGGCACCGGGTCAGGGTCCGGCACCGGGGAAGTACTGGTGCGGGCCCGGCGGCTGCTGGTGACGACGGGGCTGGCCGACGAGCTGCCGCCGGTTCCCGGGCTGGCCGAACTGTGGGGCCGCGACGTGCTGCACTGCCCGTACTGCCACGGCTGGGAGGTACGGGACCTGCCGATCGGCGTCCTGTCGACCGGTCCGCTCGCCGTGCACCAGGCACTTCTGTGGCGGCAGTGGAGCGCCGACATCACCCTCTTCCTGCACACCGGACCCGAGCCCGACGAGGAGGCGTGGGAGCGACTGGCCGCACGCGGGGTCCGCGTGGTGCGGGGCGAGGTGGCCGGCGTCGTACGGGACGGTGAGCGGCTGTCCGGCCTGCGGCTCGGCGACGGGACGGTCATCGCCGTCCGGGCACTCACGGTCGCCAGTGGCCTCCGGGCCCGGTCCGGGATGCTCGACGCGCTGGGGCTGGAAGCGGTACCGGCTCTGGTGGCCGGGACGGAGGTCGGCTCCCGGGTACCCGCGGAGGCCGACGGACGGACCCCGGTGGCGGGCGTGTGGGCCGCGGGGAACGTGACCGGAGTCACCGAGACGGTGTCGGCTTCGGCCGCGTCGGGGGCGCGGGCCGGGGCGGCGATCAACGCGGACCTGGTGGCGCTGGACACCCGGCTGGCCGTCGCGGCCCGCCGCTCGCCGTTCGGCGTGGACGGGGAGCGGGCGGTGGCGCGGGCGGTGGCCCGGGGAGCGACGCGGTCGGCCGCTGGTGGGGGCGGTTCGGCGGGGTGA
- a CDS encoding DNA polymerase III subunit gamma and tau — MSSLALYRRYRPESFAEVIGQEHVTAPLQQALRNNRVNHAYLFSGPRGCGKTTSARILARCLNCEQGPTPTPCGECQSCRDLARGGPGSIDVIEIDAASHGGVDDARDLREKAFFGPAGSRYKIYIIDEAHMVTSAGFNALLKVVEEPPEHLKFIFATTEPEKVIGTIRSRTHHYPFRLVPPGTLRDYLAEVCGREGIPVADGVLPLVVRAGAGSVRDSMSVMDQLLAGVADDGVTYPMATSLLGYTDSSLLDSVVDSFAAGDGAAAFEIVDRVIEGGNDPRRFVADLLERLRDLVILSAVPDAAEKGLIDAPVDVVERMAAQAAVFGGAELSRAADLVNTGLTEMRGATSPRLQLELICARVLLPAAYDDERSVMARLERLERGGAGGGAGTGGGFGAGGGAGAAMPGGYGVPGTPGAPVAHPGGPAPVAYTPPPAGPGIVYEAPAAHTPAPPPAVPDAPAEAAPPAPSQAPAAPAAAAPAPTERRPGGWPTAAAAGSGRPAGPVGQPPAPSSQPEQGQGQGQPQASAYPQAHAPAPAPEPVQSAPPPAGRATGHGGGPDPRALWPNILEAVKNRRRFTWILLSQNAQVAGFDGTTLQIGFVNAGARDNFASSGSEDVLRQALSEQFGVQWKVEAIVDPSGGSAPPPAAGNFGGGPAQGRPAYQQSPPAPAAAPRAPAPGGQAPAPHSAPSSPGPGGRSGAQQPPRPASQAAPPAEHRAPDPVHSVAPEDDTPEDDDPDLVESALSGHDLIVRELGATVLEEFSNE; from the coding sequence GTGTCGTCTCTCGCGTTGTACCGCCGCTATCGCCCGGAGTCGTTCGCCGAGGTCATTGGGCAGGAGCATGTCACCGCGCCCCTGCAGCAGGCCCTGCGGAACAACCGGGTCAATCACGCGTACCTGTTCAGCGGGCCGCGCGGCTGCGGGAAGACGACCAGCGCGCGCATCCTCGCCCGCTGTCTGAACTGCGAGCAGGGCCCGACCCCCACCCCCTGCGGGGAGTGCCAGTCGTGCCGTGACCTCGCGCGCGGCGGCCCCGGCTCGATCGACGTCATCGAGATCGACGCCGCCTCCCACGGCGGCGTGGACGACGCGCGTGACCTGCGGGAGAAGGCGTTCTTCGGCCCCGCGGGCAGCCGGTACAAGATCTACATCATCGACGAGGCCCACATGGTCACGTCGGCCGGATTCAACGCCCTGCTCAAGGTGGTCGAGGAACCGCCCGAGCACCTCAAGTTCATCTTCGCGACCACCGAGCCCGAGAAGGTCATCGGCACCATCCGGTCGCGTACGCATCACTATCCGTTCCGTCTCGTCCCGCCCGGCACACTGCGCGACTACCTCGCCGAGGTGTGCGGCCGCGAGGGCATCCCCGTCGCCGACGGGGTGCTTCCCCTGGTGGTCCGCGCGGGAGCCGGATCGGTCCGTGACTCCATGTCCGTCATGGACCAGCTCCTCGCCGGGGTCGCCGACGACGGTGTGACGTACCCCATGGCCACCTCCCTCCTCGGGTACACCGACAGCTCCCTGCTCGACTCCGTCGTCGACTCCTTCGCCGCGGGCGACGGCGCCGCCGCCTTCGAGATCGTCGACCGGGTCATCGAGGGCGGCAACGACCCCCGCCGCTTCGTCGCCGACCTGCTGGAGCGCCTGCGGGACCTCGTCATCCTCTCCGCCGTCCCCGACGCCGCGGAGAAGGGTCTGATCGACGCCCCCGTCGATGTCGTGGAGCGGATGGCCGCCCAGGCCGCCGTCTTCGGCGGCGCCGAGCTGAGCCGCGCCGCCGACCTGGTCAACACCGGGCTCACCGAGATGCGCGGAGCCACCTCGCCCCGGCTCCAGCTGGAGCTGATCTGCGCCCGCGTGCTGCTCCCGGCCGCCTACGACGACGAGCGCTCCGTGATGGCCCGGCTCGAACGGCTGGAGCGCGGCGGCGCGGGTGGTGGAGCCGGTACGGGTGGTGGGTTCGGTGCGGGTGGTGGGGCCGGGGCCGCGATGCCCGGTGGATACGGCGTCCCGGGCACCCCCGGGGCACCCGTCGCGCATCCGGGCGGGCCCGCCCCCGTGGCCTACACACCGCCCCCGGCCGGACCCGGGATCGTCTACGAGGCTCCCGCCGCCCACACCCCGGCCCCGCCTCCCGCCGTCCCGGACGCCCCCGCCGAGGCCGCGCCCCCGGCACCCTCCCAGGCCCCCGCCGCCCCCGCTGCCGCCGCACCCGCCCCCACGGAACGCCGTCCCGGTGGCTGGCCCACCGCGGCGGCCGCCGGCAGCGGTCGGCCTGCCGGCCCCGTCGGCCAGCCCCCAGCCCCCAGCTCCCAGCCCGAGCAGGGGCAGGGCCAGGGGCAGCCGCAGGCTTCTGCGTACCCGCAGGCCCACGCCCCCGCCCCGGCCCCCGAACCCGTACAGTCCGCACCGCCGCCCGCCGGTCGTGCGACCGGACATGGCGGCGGGCCGGACCCCCGCGCCCTCTGGCCGAACATCCTGGAAGCCGTCAAGAACCGGCGCCGGTTCACCTGGATCCTGCTCAGCCAGAACGCGCAGGTGGCCGGGTTCGACGGCACCACGCTCCAGATCGGCTTCGTCAACGCCGGAGCCCGGGACAACTTCGCGAGCAGCGGCAGCGAGGACGTCCTGCGGCAGGCGCTCAGCGAGCAGTTCGGCGTGCAGTGGAAGGTCGAGGCGATCGTCGACCCCTCGGGCGGCTCCGCGCCCCCGCCCGCCGCCGGGAACTTCGGCGGCGGTCCCGCCCAGGGCCGTCCCGCCTACCAGCAGTCCCCGCCCGCACCCGCCGCCGCACCCCGCGCCCCGGCCCCGGGCGGCCAGGCGCCCGCGCCGCACAGCGCTCCGTCGTCCCCCGGCCCGGGCGGCCGGTCCGGCGCCCAGCAGCCCCCGAGACCCGCGTCCCAGGCCGCCCCGCCCGCCGAGCACCGGGCTCCCGACCCGGTCCACTCGGTGGCCCCGGAGGACGACACCCCCGAGGACGACGACCCCGACCTCGTCGAGTCCGCCCTCTCCGGCCACGACCTGATCGTCCGCGAACTCGGCGCCACGGTCCTGGAGGAGTTCTCCAACGAGTAG